The DNA segment GGCTTTCGCCCCAGCATGGTCTCGTTCTCCGACGCGACCGGCGAACGCCTGCGCATGCAGAGCGGTCGCATCGTCGCGCACCTCGAGGAGAAGGTGGCGGAGCTCTCGCACGCGAACGAGCGGCTCCGCGAGCTCGATCGGCTGCGGGTGGAGTTCTACCGGAACGTGTCGCACGAGCTCGCGACCCCGCTGACGCCGCTCGTCGGGTATCTGCGCATGCTCGCCGATGAGGAGCTCGGCGACGTCAACAAGGCGCAGGCGAAGGCGCTCCGCGCGATGGAAGACTCGGTGCGGCGGCTGCGCGGCGTGCTCGACAACCTCGTCGACGTCACGGCCCTCGAGACCGGGCACATGCGCTTCTTTTGCAAGGAGTACGACTTCGCCGACACCGTACGGCGCACGATCGCGCAGCACGCCGAGCGGTTCCACGAGCGACGCATCACGCTCCTCGAGGAGCTCCCGCGGGGCGGCCTGCCGGGCTCCTCGGACCCAGACCGGCTCGCGCGCGCGATGGGGCAAATACTCGATAACGCAGTAAAATTCAGCCAAGATGGAGGCATCGTCGGGGTGGCCGTGCGCGCCCACGAGTCCACCTACGAGCTGGTCGTGGCCGACACGGGCGACGGCGTACCGCCCGACCGGGCCGCGCGCATCTTCGACGCCTTCTACCAGGTCGACGGCTCGCCCACGCGCGCGCACGGCGGCGTCGGGGTGGGGCTCGCGATCGCCCGGCGCGTCGCG comes from the Myxococcales bacterium genome and includes:
- a CDS encoding hybrid sensor histidine kinase/response regulator, translating into MARVLHIEDDPRNRLLVRKLLLAEGHEVVDAVDGLEGVRLALAERPDLVLVDINLPGLDGYEVTLRLRTEPSLARVPIIAITAEGDRDTTVAVGCDGFLEKPIDARRFGEEVGRYLKGFRPSMVSFSDATGERLRMQSGRIVAHLEEKVAELSHANERLRELDRLRVEFYRNVSHELATPLTPLVGYLRMLADEELGDVNKAQAKALRAMEDSVRRLRGVLDNLVDVTALETGHMRFFCKEYDFADTVRRTIAQHAERFHERRITLLEELPRGGLPGSSDPDRLARAMGQILDNAVKFSQDGGIVGVAVRAHESTYELVVADTGDGVPPDRAARIFDAFYQVDGSPTRAHGGVGVGLAIARRVARGLGGDLRLLAEGATIEGMFLGGAAFSLTVAKRAPELVGAP